A window from Saccharomyces cerevisiae S288C chromosome XIII, complete sequence encodes these proteins:
- the YML6 gene encoding mitochondrial 54S ribosomal protein uL4m YML6 (Mitochondrial ribosomal protein of the large subunit; has similarity to E. coli L4 ribosomal protein and human mitoribosomal MRP-L4 protein; essential for viability, unlike most other mitoribosomal proteins), giving the protein MTIKRNLVKTLQSIRYQATTATAHAESTLNPLPNAAIPPKYALVTVRSFPSLEPLTFVPVPTSTVAAPLRRDILWRAVVYENDNRRVGASNPPGRSENGFSRRKLMPQKGSGRARVGDANSPTRHNGGRALARTAPNDYTTELPSKVYSMAFNNALSHQYKSGKLFVIGGEKVDLISPTPELDLNRLDLVNTNTVEGKEIFEGEVIFRKFLEEFQLKGKRLLFITDKTREGLIKSSDPYKQKVDVIQKELVEVNDILRAQAVFIELEALEYLAMAHQKEILHSVSN; this is encoded by the exons atgacgataaaaagaaatttggtGAAA ACTTTACAATCTATACGCTACCAAGCTACCACTGCCACCGCACATGCAGAATCCACGTTAAACCCTCTGCCAAACGCAGCCATTCCTCCCAAATACGCCTTAGTTACCGTTCGCTCCTTTCCATCATTAGAACCATTGACATTTGTGCCGGTCCCCACATCAACTGTAGCTGCTCCATTAAGGCGTGATATACTATGGAGAGCCGTAGTTTATGAAAACGATAATAGAAGAGTAGGCGCCTCAAATCCTCCCGGGAGAAGTGAAAACGGGTTTTCCAGACGTAAATTGATGCCCCAAAAGGGTTCTGGTAGGGCAAGAGTCGGGGATGCTAACTCTCCAACAAGACATAATGGTGGTAGGGCATTGGCAAGAACTGCACCAAACGACTATACTACAGAGCTACCATCCAAGGTTTATTCCATGGCTTTCAACAACGCTTTGAGCCACCAATATAAAAGTGGAAAGTTGTTTGTTATTGGTGGTGAAAAGGTCGACTTAATATCTCCCACACCAGAACTCGACTTGAACAGGCTGGATCTTGTGAATACAAACACAGTTGAGGGCAAAGAGATTTTTGAGGGCGAAGTCATCTTCAGAAAATTCTTGGAGGAATTTCAACTTAAAGGTAAGAGATTACTTTTCATTACAGACAAGACTAGGGAAGGGCTGATAAAGAGTTCTGATCCATACAAACAAAAAGTAGATGTTATACAGAAAGAACTTGTTGAGGTAAATGACATACTAAGAGCCCAAGCTGTTTTTATCGAATTGGAAGCTCTTGAATATCTAGCAATGGCCCATCAGAAAGAAATCCTTCACTCCGTGTCTAACTGA
- the RPS17A gene encoding 40S ribosomal protein eS17 RPS17A (Ribosomal protein 51 (rp51) of the small (40s) subunit; homologous to mammalian ribosomal protein S17, no bacterial homolog; RPS17A has a paralog, RPS17B, that arose from the whole genome duplication) → MGRVRTKTVKRASKALIERYYPKLTLDFQTNKRLCDEIATIQSKRLRNKIAGYTTHLMKRIQKGPVRGISFKLQEEERERKDQYVPEVSALDLSRSNGVLNVDNQTSDLVKSLGLKLPLSVINVSAQRDRRYRKRV, encoded by the exons ATG GGTAGAGTTAGAACCAAGACCGTCAAGCGTGCTTCTAAGGCTTTGATTGAACGTTACTATCCAAAGTTGACTTTGGATTTCCAAACCAACAAGAGACTTTGTGATGAAATCGCCACTATCCAATCCAAGAGATTGAGAAACAAGATTGCTGGTTACACCACCCATTTGATGAAGAGAATCCAAAAGGGTCCAGTTAGAGGTATCTCTTTCAAATtgcaagaagaagaaagagaaagaaaggACCAATACGTCCCAGAAGTCTCTGCTTTGGACTTGTCTCGTTCTAACGGTGTTTTGAACGTTGACAACCAAACTTCTGACTTGGTTAAATCTTTGGGTTTGAAGTTGCCATTATCTGTTATCAACGTTTCTGCCCAAAGAGACAGACGTTACAGAAAGAGAGtttaa